One region of Syntrophobacter fumaroxidans MPOB genomic DNA includes:
- a CDS encoding helix-turn-helix domain-containing protein, with the protein MDQGPGITVFRKDLTLISVLSMRELAVFLKSVRLERGITLDSISRNTGMSLSTLKALEAANWDKLDSLLLVKNFVRAYCSALGIDSAAVLEKYAADIRACNRQNEYLARYAKWSKVKRSRKRLGPFGMLLLGIGLSGLASGGVWIAEKRARVSQTPPIAKTVYSQQEFPTDLPVRANPVAKPEPKVEPAPVAPVVETAAAPAVKEPAETPVQQEVVEAGEVRTAQASGLPNEVLAAGEPAGPSETARKHVFAVAASEKTWIQVEMDGRITQSAMLHPGETREWKAEKGMRVVVGNLGGVRMSWNGRPVDAPGRSGQVLRFHLPDPQYVKE; encoded by the coding sequence ATGGATCAAGGACCTGGAATCACGGTCTTTCGTAAAGATCTCACTCTAATCTCGGTGCTGTCCATGAGAGAACTCGCGGTTTTTTTGAAGTCTGTGAGGCTGGAGCGCGGGATCACCCTGGATTCCATCTCCCGGAACACGGGGATGAGCCTGAGCACGCTCAAGGCATTGGAAGCGGCCAATTGGGACAAGCTCGACAGCCTGCTCCTGGTCAAGAATTTCGTGCGCGCCTATTGTTCGGCCCTGGGGATCGATTCTGCGGCGGTCCTTGAAAAATATGCCGCGGATATTCGGGCCTGCAATCGGCAGAATGAATACCTCGCACGGTATGCGAAGTGGAGCAAAGTCAAGCGTTCAAGGAAGCGTTTGGGACCGTTTGGAATGCTCTTGCTGGGGATAGGGTTGTCCGGCCTCGCGTCAGGCGGGGTTTGGATTGCCGAGAAACGTGCCCGGGTGAGCCAGACGCCTCCGATTGCCAAGACGGTTTACAGCCAGCAGGAATTTCCCACCGATCTTCCGGTCAGAGCGAATCCCGTCGCAAAGCCCGAACCGAAAGTGGAGCCGGCACCTGTCGCGCCCGTCGTCGAAACCGCGGCGGCTCCTGCGGTGAAGGAACCCGCGGAGACCCCGGTTCAACAAGAGGTTGTCGAGGCGGGGGAAGTCAGGACCGCCCAGGCGAGCGGCCTTCCCAACGAGGTGCTTGCCGCCGGCGAGCCCGCTGGTCCGTCCGAAACCGCCAGGAAGCACGTCTTTGCGGTGGCGGCTTCCGAGAAGACCTGGATCCAGGTGGAAATGGACGGCAGGATCACTCAGAGTGCCATGTTGCACCCGGGTGAGACGCGGGAATGGAAAGCCGAGAAGGGCATGCGCGTCGTGGTGGGCAACCTTGGCGGCGTCCGCATGAGTTGGAACGGACGTCCCGTCGATGCCCCGGGAAGATCGGGGCAGGTCCTGCGCTTTCACCTTCCGGACCCGCAGTATGTGAAAGAATAG
- the mfd gene encoding transcription-repair coupling factor — protein sequence MVELVRDQRSYGPSETLFGAESFKTDSREILAFLGESRESAVLRGAQKPAVAYLLARGMATLKRPFLLVTPTDREAESFAETIAFFAGNDLHRQDVPADRRVWCLPSRSGQKSQSLGKMATMARRMETLHAFRASIGSNVFVTSAVALMERLLLPEVLLAHSDYRVKGETVELETLCATLVERGYYRVSLVEEYGDFSIRGGVLDVYAPLYRWPLRLEFFGDELESIRLFHPSTQRSMGILEDAVLLPASEVILDVSARERAREAVYADVREGRLTPAAGNVWLDKLQEGHQFGAFESIMSVFYEKTVTVWNYLDPATVVVWSDALQIRKIMEEFFLHASRDWNENHSPHEWRRPPSELLEIPERLIADGESFQQLIVNSLSGGTEPRAVFDMGTSGHEQLALSVRAHAEKERLLEPLARQFQRWREEGILSFLVCRQKEQAGRLSELLEGHGTDTVLTLLPFGAESYEAPAVKVIVGSLDRGFVWPAERLAVVAEEEIFGKRTRRRSGKSVSGLFLSSFQDLHIGDFVVHVDHGIGVYKELVHLAVRGIESDFLLLEYQDGDRLYVPVDKLQKVQKYLGLEGQQPKIDKLGGRSWETAKKKALESAERVAEELLSLYAKRQIGEGFRFSPPDSYFQKFEATFSYEETPDQMRAIDDVLDDMASRRPMDRLICGDVGYGKTEVALRAAFKAVMDGKQVAMLVPTTVLAEQHYQSFTERFEGFPVVVETLSRFKTPAQQTLVLKGLKNGTVDVVVGTHRLLQSDVAFRDLGLLVIDEEHRFGVKHKERMKEMRVSVDVLTLTATPIPRTLHMALAGIRDLSTIETPPQDRHAIETFICKYDEFTIREAVYRELRRSGQVFFVHNHVQSIYQTANAIGRLIPEAKIAVAHGQMKERDLEKVMLDFIRRKIDVLVCTTIIESGLDIPAANTIIINRADKFGLAQIYQLRGRVGRSSEQAFAYLLIPGEHLISRDAQKRLRALLDFSELGAGFKIALNDLQIRGGGTILGSSQSGHIAAVGYELYLELLEKTIKEMKGEERETESIDPEINVPLSAFLPETFIPDKDQRLIAYKRLATLAEPAAVDDLAGEWRDRYGPFPEGARNLVMLAKMRLLFKRLGVVRLDRDKDFFSLHFAPRVSVDRVAAFLGEKKCTFVVETDRRVKVEIWGRHLAQQVLRLKRILQELAERDSDIKSNR from the coding sequence ATGGTGGAACTGGTGCGCGATCAGAGATCGTACGGGCCATCTGAGACGCTTTTTGGAGCGGAATCGTTCAAGACCGATTCCAGGGAGATACTGGCCTTTCTGGGGGAATCGCGGGAATCGGCCGTTCTGAGAGGGGCTCAGAAACCGGCGGTGGCCTATCTTCTCGCCAGGGGAATGGCGACGCTCAAGAGGCCGTTCCTGCTGGTCACCCCCACGGACCGGGAAGCAGAAAGCTTTGCCGAGACAATAGCCTTCTTTGCCGGGAATGACTTGCACCGGCAGGACGTTCCCGCGGACCGAAGAGTCTGGTGCCTCCCTTCGCGCTCCGGCCAGAAATCCCAGTCCCTGGGTAAAATGGCGACGATGGCGCGCCGCATGGAAACCCTTCATGCCTTCCGCGCGTCCATCGGGTCCAACGTGTTCGTGACTTCGGCGGTGGCCCTGATGGAACGGCTGCTGCTGCCCGAGGTTCTCCTCGCGCATTCCGACTATCGGGTCAAGGGGGAAACCGTCGAGCTCGAGACGCTGTGCGCGACACTAGTGGAGCGTGGTTACTATCGCGTGTCACTCGTGGAAGAATACGGCGATTTCAGCATCCGGGGCGGAGTGTTGGACGTCTACGCGCCGCTGTACAGGTGGCCGCTGCGGCTCGAATTCTTCGGAGACGAGCTTGAATCGATCCGGCTCTTCCATCCGAGCACGCAGCGGTCCATGGGGATTCTGGAAGATGCCGTCCTGCTTCCCGCAAGCGAAGTCATCCTGGATGTTTCCGCCAGGGAACGCGCCCGGGAGGCCGTCTACGCAGACGTGCGGGAGGGACGCCTCACGCCGGCGGCCGGTAATGTCTGGCTGGACAAGCTTCAGGAAGGACACCAGTTCGGGGCGTTTGAATCGATCATGTCCGTCTTCTACGAGAAGACGGTGACCGTGTGGAATTACCTGGACCCGGCGACGGTTGTGGTCTGGTCGGATGCCTTGCAGATCAGAAAGATCATGGAGGAATTCTTCCTTCATGCCAGCCGGGATTGGAACGAGAACCATTCGCCCCATGAATGGAGGAGGCCTCCGTCGGAGCTGCTGGAGATTCCCGAGCGGTTGATCGCCGACGGGGAGAGTTTTCAGCAGTTGATCGTCAATTCCCTGTCGGGCGGGACCGAGCCTCGCGCGGTTTTTGACATGGGGACGTCGGGTCACGAGCAGCTTGCTTTGAGCGTCAGGGCGCATGCCGAGAAAGAGCGATTGCTCGAGCCTCTGGCCAGGCAGTTCCAACGGTGGAGGGAAGAGGGCATTTTGTCTTTCCTCGTCTGCCGTCAGAAAGAGCAGGCGGGGAGACTGAGCGAACTGCTCGAGGGGCACGGCACGGATACCGTTCTCACCCTGCTTCCTTTCGGAGCGGAATCGTATGAGGCGCCGGCCGTCAAGGTGATTGTGGGCTCCCTGGACCGCGGGTTCGTGTGGCCCGCGGAACGGCTGGCCGTGGTGGCGGAAGAGGAGATCTTCGGGAAACGAACGCGCCGCCGGTCCGGGAAGAGCGTTTCCGGGCTCTTTCTGAGTTCCTTTCAGGATCTGCACATCGGCGATTTCGTGGTGCATGTGGATCATGGGATCGGAGTCTACAAGGAACTGGTGCACCTTGCCGTTCGGGGAATCGAAAGCGACTTCCTGCTGCTCGAATACCAGGATGGCGACCGGCTCTATGTTCCCGTCGACAAGCTGCAGAAGGTTCAGAAGTATCTCGGGCTGGAAGGGCAGCAGCCCAAGATCGACAAGCTGGGCGGCAGGTCCTGGGAGACGGCCAAAAAGAAGGCGCTGGAATCGGCGGAGCGTGTCGCCGAGGAACTGCTGAGCCTGTATGCAAAGCGACAGATCGGCGAGGGCTTCCGGTTCTCTCCGCCGGACAGCTATTTTCAGAAGTTCGAAGCGACTTTCTCATACGAAGAGACTCCGGATCAGATGAGGGCCATCGACGACGTTCTGGATGACATGGCATCCAGGCGTCCGATGGATCGCCTGATCTGCGGGGATGTGGGTTACGGGAAGACGGAAGTGGCTCTGCGTGCCGCCTTCAAGGCCGTGATGGACGGCAAGCAGGTGGCGATGCTGGTGCCGACCACGGTGTTGGCCGAGCAGCATTACCAGAGTTTCACCGAGCGATTCGAAGGCTTTCCGGTCGTTGTGGAAACTCTGAGCCGGTTCAAGACCCCGGCACAGCAGACGCTGGTCCTGAAGGGGCTAAAGAACGGCACGGTCGACGTCGTGGTGGGCACCCACCGGTTGCTGCAGTCCGACGTTGCCTTCAGGGACCTGGGCTTGCTGGTCATTGATGAAGAGCACCGTTTCGGTGTGAAACACAAGGAGCGGATGAAGGAAATGCGGGTATCCGTGGACGTTCTGACGCTCACGGCGACCCCCATCCCCCGTACTCTGCATATGGCCCTGGCGGGCATCCGTGACCTGAGCACCATAGAGACGCCCCCCCAGGACCGGCACGCCATCGAAACGTTTATCTGCAAGTACGACGAGTTCACCATTCGGGAGGCGGTGTATCGGGAGTTGCGGCGCAGCGGGCAGGTCTTCTTCGTTCACAACCACGTTCAGAGCATCTACCAGACGGCAAATGCCATTGGCCGGCTGATTCCCGAAGCGAAGATAGCGGTTGCCCACGGACAGATGAAAGAGCGGGACCTGGAAAAGGTGATGCTGGATTTCATCCGCAGAAAGATCGACGTCCTGGTTTGCACCACAATCATCGAGTCGGGCCTGGACATTCCCGCGGCGAACACCATCATCATCAACCGCGCCGACAAGTTCGGCCTTGCCCAGATCTACCAGCTGCGGGGACGAGTGGGGCGGTCGAGCGAACAGGCCTTCGCCTACCTGCTCATTCCCGGAGAACATCTCATCAGTCGGGATGCTCAGAAACGGTTGAGGGCCCTGCTCGATTTCAGTGAGCTGGGCGCGGGATTCAAGATAGCCCTCAACGATCTGCAGATCCGCGGAGGCGGAACGATCCTGGGTTCCTCCCAGTCGGGGCACATTGCCGCGGTGGGCTATGAGCTCTACCTCGAGCTTCTCGAGAAGACGATCAAGGAAATGAAGGGAGAAGAGCGCGAAACGGAGTCCATTGACCCCGAGATCAACGTGCCCCTTTCGGCCTTTCTGCCGGAGACCTTCATTCCCGACAAGGACCAGAGGCTCATTGCCTACAAGAGGCTCGCCACGCTGGCGGAACCGGCGGCGGTGGACGATCTGGCCGGCGAATGGCGAGACCGTTACGGACCCTTTCCGGAGGGTGCCAGGAACCTGGTCATGCTGGCCAAGATGCGCCTGCTCTTCAAACGTCTGGGGGTGGTCCGCCTGGACAGGGACAAGGATTTTTTCTCCCTGCATTTTGCGCCGCGAGTCAGCGTCGATCGGGTTGCGGCATTCCTTGGGGAGAAGAAATGCACTTTCGTGGTCGAAACGGACCGCAGGGTGAAGGTGGAGATTTGGGGTCGGCATTTGGCTCAGCAGGTTCTGCGCCTGAAAAGAATCTTGCAAGAGCTTGCCGAACGTGATAGTGATATCAAGTCAAATCGATAG
- a CDS encoding peptidylprolyl isomerase translates to MRMAGCVLLVLFCVIAASGRCAADSLDRIVAVVNGEIILYSELQERLQLVQKSLPETRTNDPARKAAIERELLQQMTREKLTEQEAKRLKITVTKKDVDEAIAFVMADHNVSQAQMEARLKESGQSMEEFRKVLTKDLERDRLLERVLKSKILISEKQIDAFLSQSPPEVRVEPRGKEEYRLGIIFLPASDGAEGKQAEKRAREIREKLKAGEDFAAMARQYSKGPAAQDGGDVGFVSLDELAPFIAKNVKDLKINQPSDVVKGGDGYYIFLVTDVRRAEMQAAQNSPATNMRERARRQLYQQEMARRFDEWIKDLESRSFVKISL, encoded by the coding sequence ATGCGGATGGCGGGTTGTGTTCTGTTGGTGTTGTTCTGCGTCATTGCGGCGTCGGGCAGGTGCGCTGCGGACTCCTTGGACCGTATCGTCGCGGTGGTGAACGGCGAAATCATTCTTTACAGCGAGTTGCAGGAGCGGTTGCAACTCGTTCAAAAGAGCCTTCCTGAAACGAGAACGAACGATCCCGCCCGCAAGGCCGCGATCGAACGGGAGCTGTTGCAGCAGATGACGCGCGAGAAGCTCACCGAGCAGGAAGCAAAGCGTCTCAAGATCACCGTGACCAAGAAAGACGTGGATGAGGCCATCGCCTTTGTGATGGCGGACCACAATGTCAGCCAGGCCCAGATGGAGGCGAGGCTCAAGGAGAGCGGCCAGTCCATGGAGGAGTTTCGTAAGGTGCTCACAAAAGATCTGGAGCGGGACCGCCTTCTGGAAAGAGTGCTCAAGTCCAAAATCCTTATTTCCGAAAAGCAGATTGATGCTTTTTTGAGCCAATCGCCGCCGGAAGTCAGAGTGGAGCCCCGAGGCAAGGAAGAGTACCGGCTGGGGATCATTTTCCTTCCCGCCTCCGACGGGGCTGAGGGCAAACAGGCGGAAAAGCGGGCGCGGGAGATTCGGGAGAAGTTGAAAGCGGGCGAGGATTTCGCTGCAATGGCCAGGCAATACTCCAAGGGACCGGCCGCACAGGACGGCGGAGACGTGGGGTTCGTCAGCCTTGACGAACTTGCCCCTTTTATCGCGAAGAACGTAAAGGATCTGAAGATAAATCAGCCGTCGGATGTTGTGAAAGGCGGGGACGGGTATTACATCTTCCTGGTTACCGATGTTCGCAGGGCGGAAATGCAGGCCGCTCAAAATTCCCCGGCGACAAACATGCGCGAGAGGGCCCGCAGGCAGCTCTACCAACAGGAGATGGCGCGCAGGTTCGATGAATGGATCAAGGACCTGGAATCACGGTCTTTCGTAAAGATCTCACTCTAA
- the glgC gene encoding glucose-1-phosphate adenylyltransferase: MKDVLTVIMAGGRGQRLMPLTQDRSKPAVPFGGIYRLIDIPLSNCINSQLYKILVFPQYKSQSMVDHLEEGWNIFSGDLGHYLRIAAPQQRAGTEWYRGTADCVRQNLYLIMREKPRYVLILSGDHVYKMDYSAFREYHEKKGADVSVGLLEVDRAQGSEFGIAEVDNDFRIRAWEEKPKDPKPIPDDPERSLASMGIYLFRTDLLLELLHKTDHDDFGKDIIPRLIDDFKVIAYPYRRLNKIRDYIHMVDPDGVRGLRLVDQTRDSQYWRDVGTLDAYWNANMDLTGIDPFFNLYGTLWPIRTFQKQYPPAKFVFNQADPNKPRTGTAVDSIVSSGSIISGGTVRSSVLSYNVTVRSWAEVDESVIMDNVEVGRHCRIKKAIIDKHNIIPPGTQLGIDPQEDRKQFHVTPRGIVVVPKSYFK; this comes from the coding sequence ATGAAGGACGTACTGACCGTCATCATGGCTGGAGGCAGAGGGCAGCGGCTGATGCCTCTCACACAGGACCGGTCCAAGCCGGCCGTCCCGTTCGGGGGGATCTATCGCCTCATCGATATTCCGCTCAGCAACTGTATCAATTCCCAGCTTTACAAGATCCTGGTTTTCCCTCAGTACAAGTCGCAGTCAATGGTGGACCACCTCGAGGAGGGCTGGAACATCTTCTCCGGCGACCTGGGTCACTATCTGCGCATCGCCGCCCCGCAGCAGAGGGCGGGAACCGAATGGTATCGCGGAACGGCCGACTGCGTGAGGCAGAATCTCTACCTGATCATGAGGGAGAAGCCGCGGTACGTGCTGATTCTATCCGGGGATCACGTCTACAAGATGGATTACTCCGCTTTTCGTGAGTACCACGAAAAGAAAGGGGCCGATGTGTCGGTGGGGCTCCTGGAGGTGGATCGCGCCCAGGGCTCGGAGTTCGGGATAGCCGAAGTGGACAATGATTTCAGGATTCGAGCATGGGAGGAGAAACCCAAGGACCCGAAACCGATACCCGACGACCCGGAACGCAGTCTGGCCTCGATGGGGATCTACCTGTTCCGAACGGACTTGCTTTTGGAGCTTCTTCACAAGACGGACCACGACGACTTCGGCAAAGACATCATACCGAGGCTGATCGACGATTTCAAAGTCATTGCCTATCCGTACCGCCGGCTCAACAAGATCCGGGATTATATCCACATGGTCGACCCTGATGGAGTGAGGGGGCTGCGCCTGGTGGATCAAACGCGGGATTCACAGTACTGGCGGGATGTCGGAACGCTGGACGCCTACTGGAATGCGAACATGGATCTGACCGGCATCGACCCCTTTTTCAACCTGTACGGAACCTTGTGGCCGATCCGGACGTTCCAGAAGCAGTATCCGCCGGCCAAGTTCGTGTTCAACCAGGCGGATCCGAACAAGCCCCGCACAGGCACCGCCGTGGATTCCATCGTTTCCTCCGGTTCCATCATCAGCGGCGGCACCGTGCGCAGTTCCGTCCTGTCGTACAACGTGACGGTGCGAAGCTGGGCCGAAGTGGATGAATCGGTCATCATGGACAACGTGGAGGTCGGGCGGCACTGCCGGATCAAGAAGGCCATCATCGACAAGCACAACATCATCCCCCCCGGCACACAGCTCGGCATTGACCCCCAGGAAGACCGAAAGCAGTTTCACGTGACCCCTCGGGGCATCGTGGTCGTTCCCAAGTCGTATTTCAAATAG
- a CDS encoding peroxiredoxin family protein — MNRWGTWRFCCIALIALTFAGGLACPVGPASASEAKMMLTGLFGSDPKAPDFELPDLDGNKIALSKYKGNRPVLFYFWATWCPHCMAAKPAIMSIRKDIPESNLEILAINVGGGDSIERLKKFRQGHPMPYPLLYDGDQKVCRAYQVQGIPLFVLVDKEGKVLYRANELPRNVKELLKLK, encoded by the coding sequence ATGAATCGGTGGGGTACCTGGCGTTTCTGCTGCATTGCACTGATTGCTCTGACCTTTGCCGGGGGATTGGCATGCCCTGTGGGGCCGGCATCCGCTTCCGAGGCGAAGATGATGCTGACCGGCCTGTTCGGGTCCGACCCCAAGGCCCCCGACTTCGAACTTCCCGACTTGGACGGCAACAAGATCGCCCTCAGCAAGTACAAAGGCAATCGTCCGGTCCTTTTCTATTTCTGGGCGACCTGGTGCCCTCACTGCATGGCGGCCAAGCCTGCCATCATGTCCATCCGCAAGGATATTCCCGAAAGCAACCTGGAGATACTCGCCATCAACGTGGGCGGCGGGGATTCCATCGAGCGTTTGAAAAAATTTCGGCAAGGCCACCCCATGCCGTATCCCCTGCTCTATGATGGAGATCAGAAGGTCTGTCGCGCCTATCAGGTGCAGGGCATCCCGTTGTTCGTCCTTGTCGACAAGGAGGGGAAGGTTCTTTATCGGGCCAATGAACTGCCCCGGAATGTCAAGGAGCTTTTGAAACTCAAATGA
- the recO gene encoding DNA repair protein RecO — protein MKTTRTEAIILNTRDHGESDRLVGLYTRSGGRLQGIAKGARRSRKRFANTLEPCSLVELQFREKGTLVWLESCKLLEPFLSLRTELIRWGIAALISEIVIEMVPEGDPQPELFELLKETLRQLCEDKDSLNVALLFIFRFQDKMGYLPALENCGICGRSLRSATKWCWQVDRGLLACPDHPVERVRALELDLGTLLLIRQCRSLSLDRIWRLRFLHDTKVQLFYGLLDWVRGHIRKELKSLKLLQQAHST, from the coding sequence ATGAAGACAACCCGCACCGAAGCGATTATCCTGAACACCAGGGACCACGGTGAGTCCGATCGGCTGGTCGGCCTCTACACCAGGTCCGGGGGACGACTGCAGGGAATTGCCAAAGGCGCCAGGCGGAGCCGCAAACGATTTGCGAATACCCTGGAACCGTGCAGCCTGGTGGAACTGCAATTCCGGGAAAAGGGGACCCTGGTCTGGCTTGAGTCCTGCAAACTCCTCGAACCGTTCCTGTCTTTGCGCACGGAGCTGATTCGGTGGGGGATTGCCGCGCTGATCTCTGAAATCGTTATAGAAATGGTTCCCGAAGGCGATCCGCAGCCCGAATTGTTCGAGCTGCTCAAGGAAACCCTCCGGCAATTGTGCGAAGACAAGGACTCGTTGAATGTGGCGCTCTTGTTTATCTTCCGCTTCCAGGATAAGATGGGTTATTTACCTGCCCTGGAAAATTGCGGGATTTGCGGGCGATCATTGAGATCGGCGACGAAGTGGTGCTGGCAGGTGGACCGGGGCTTGCTTGCCTGCCCCGATCATCCCGTCGAGCGGGTTCGTGCCCTCGAACTGGATCTGGGCACTTTGCTGTTGATTCGCCAGTGTCGAAGCCTGTCGTTGGACAGAATCTGGCGTCTCCGGTTTTTGCATGACACGAAGGTTCAGTTGTTTTATGGTTTATTGGATTGGGTCCGCGGTCATATCAGGAAGGAATTGAAAAGCCTGAAGCTGCTCCAGCAGGCCCATTCGACATGA
- a CDS encoding cytochrome c biogenesis protein CcdA yields MEWLAQFEGIARTSPFLALLLAFCGGVLASFTPCTYPMMPITVAFIGGKANGSRWRGFILSIFYVLGMAVIYSALGAFAAMSGQLFGTLTANRWTYLLVGNVCLFFGLAMLEAVPLSPPAFLNRLQVKDMRGHDILTSVLLGGASALVVSTCTTPILGVLLTLVATRQDVAWGIGMLFAFAYGLGSLVIIVGTFTGLLTSLPRSGVWMRRVQRFFGVIMILAAEYFFIKTGEFWL; encoded by the coding sequence TTGGAATGGTTAGCTCAGTTTGAGGGTATCGCACGCACTTCGCCTTTCCTGGCTCTCTTATTGGCTTTCTGTGGCGGCGTGCTGGCGAGTTTCACCCCCTGCACGTACCCCATGATGCCCATCACCGTGGCGTTCATCGGTGGAAAGGCCAATGGGAGCCGATGGAGGGGATTCATCCTCTCTATTTTCTACGTGTTGGGCATGGCGGTGATCTACTCCGCTCTCGGAGCGTTCGCGGCCATGTCGGGCCAACTTTTCGGAACCTTGACCGCAAACCGTTGGACCTATCTGCTGGTCGGGAACGTGTGCCTTTTCTTCGGTTTGGCGATGCTGGAAGCCGTTCCCCTTTCCCCGCCGGCCTTTCTCAATCGGCTGCAGGTCAAGGACATGCGGGGGCATGACATACTGACGAGCGTCCTCCTGGGTGGAGCATCGGCCCTGGTGGTGAGCACCTGCACCACTCCAATCCTGGGCGTGCTGCTGACCCTGGTGGCCACGAGGCAGGACGTGGCCTGGGGCATCGGCATGCTTTTCGCCTTCGCGTATGGCCTCGGAAGTCTCGTTATCATCGTGGGCACGTTCACGGGACTGCTGACTTCCCTCCCCAGGTCGGGGGTCTGGATGAGACGGGTGCAACGGTTTTTCGGAGTGATAATGATCCTCGCGGCTGAGTATTTCTTCATCAAGACAGGAGAATTCTGGTTATGA
- the selA gene encoding L-seryl-tRNA(Sec) selenium transferase, giving the protein MSKTSMQDLLRRLPSVDALLQADAVREALDRHPRRLVLDCIRQVLETTRQRLIEGAPGDAPGEPEHATLVQAILERIEAAGSFTLRNVVNATGIIVHTNLGRSLLPREAVERLQLICRTYNNLEYNLELGRRGSRYVHAESILCELTGAESALVVNNNAGAVFLVLNTLAKDMEVIVSRGQLVEIGGSFRIPDVMRSSGALLREVGCTNRTHPHDFVSAINDRTALLMRVHTSNYRILGFTAEVSLEEMVSMGRAHGLPVVEDLGSGSLIDLSRYGLTGEPTVREAVRNGADVVTFSGDKLLGGPQAGVILGRKDLIDRCKKNPITRALRVDKLTLAALEATLRLYRDENRAIERIPVLRMIALSTDALNDTAQALCSLIRQIDTQQRLVVEVRSSSSQVGGGSLPAQNLPTRVVTVHGTEISAQKIEGFLRNNDPPIIGRIESDQFLMDTRTLLPDDLHTIGNAFARLLCSP; this is encoded by the coding sequence ATGTCAAAGACTTCCATGCAAGATTTGCTTCGCCGTCTCCCGAGCGTCGATGCCCTGCTGCAGGCGGATGCCGTCCGCGAGGCCCTGGACCGACATCCCCGCAGACTGGTCCTTGACTGTATTCGCCAGGTTCTGGAAACAACCCGACAACGGCTGATCGAGGGGGCTCCGGGCGACGCCCCGGGAGAACCGGAGCACGCGACCCTGGTGCAGGCCATCCTGGAGCGGATCGAAGCCGCCGGCAGCTTTACGCTCCGCAATGTAGTCAACGCCACGGGCATCATCGTTCATACCAACCTCGGCCGATCCCTGCTTCCGCGGGAAGCGGTCGAGCGGCTCCAGCTCATCTGCCGGACCTACAACAACCTCGAATACAATCTCGAGCTCGGCCGTAGAGGATCGCGGTACGTTCACGCGGAATCGATTCTGTGTGAATTGACCGGAGCGGAAAGCGCCCTGGTGGTCAACAACAACGCCGGAGCCGTCTTCCTGGTGCTGAATACCCTCGCGAAGGACATGGAGGTCATCGTCTCCCGCGGACAGCTGGTGGAAATCGGCGGTTCCTTCCGGATTCCGGACGTCATGCGCTCGAGCGGCGCCCTCCTGCGCGAAGTCGGATGCACCAACCGGACGCATCCCCATGATTTCGTTTCGGCGATCAACGACCGCACCGCCCTGCTGATGAGAGTGCACACCAGCAATTACCGGATCCTCGGGTTCACCGCCGAAGTGTCTCTCGAAGAAATGGTGTCCATGGGAAGAGCGCACGGATTGCCCGTTGTGGAAGATCTCGGCAGCGGTTCCCTCATCGACCTGTCCAGGTATGGGCTGACGGGGGAACCCACGGTTCGGGAGGCCGTCCGCAACGGAGCGGACGTCGTGACCTTCAGTGGCGACAAGCTCCTGGGGGGACCTCAGGCGGGCGTCATCCTGGGGAGGAAGGACCTCATCGATCGGTGCAAGAAGAACCCCATCACCCGTGCACTGCGAGTGGACAAGCTCACTCTGGCCGCGCTCGAGGCGACCCTCCGCCTGTATCGCGACGAAAATCGGGCCATTGAGCGCATCCCCGTCCTCAGAATGATCGCGCTGTCCACGGATGCGCTCAACGATACCGCACAAGCGCTTTGTTCCCTGATTCGGCAAATCGACACGCAACAGCGGCTTGTCGTCGAAGTCCGGAGCAGCTCTTCCCAGGTCGGCGGGGGCTCGCTCCCTGCCCAGAATCTTCCCACACGGGTGGTAACCGTCCACGGGACGGAGATCTCCGCCCAAAAGATCGAGGGTTTCCTGAGAAACAACGACCCGCCGATCATCGGTCGAATCGAATCCGATCAATTCCTGATGGATACGCGAACACTGTTGCCGGACGATCTTCACACCATCGGCAATGCGTTCGCGCGGTTGCTGTGCAGCCCGTAG